A genomic stretch from Nilaparvata lugens isolate BPH chromosome 8, ASM1435652v1, whole genome shotgun sequence includes:
- the LOC111055944 gene encoding uncharacterized protein LOC111055944 isoform X1, producing MFSLVKFLLVLSLIVVSVSAASFQSLDDEKDVPVPENLDMMSAMLESIIGSKDIMQIPDADPEGLDNLKERCIFGTRVCNLHCVAKGKRYGRCVHGRCVCY from the exons ATGTTCTCTTTAGTGAAGTTTCTTTTAGTTTTATCATTGATAGTAGTGAGCGTCTCTGCTGCTTCTTTTCAGAGCCTTG ACGATGAAAAAGACGTGCCAGTACCAGAGAATCTGGACATGATGAGTGCTATGCTGGAATCCATAATAGGAAGCAAAGACATCATGCAGATCCCCGATGCAGACCCGGAAGGCTTGGACAATTTGAAAGAGAGATGCATTTTTGGAACAAGAGTTTGCAATCTCCACTGCGTGGCCAAAGGCAAACGCTATGGCAGGTGTGTTCATGGACGTTGTGTTTGCTACTAG